CCCCTCAGCTGCCGCTGCTTCTTGTGTACCCGCGAGTGGAGGACCAGCTGGTGGTAGGTCCTGAAGACTCGGCCGCAGTCCGGGCACTCGCTGGGCCGCCCCGTCCAGCCTCCCCAGCGGCCGGAAACCGCTGTCCTGAAGCCCACGTTACTGCTGCTTCTGTCGGGACGCCAGCTTCCGCTGACCACTTGATTGTGTACCGGGTCTTCTGCCGAGCAGTCCACTTCACCTCTCATCATGAGGTTCTCAGTGATTTCTATGTCATTTTGCAACATACTCAGCTGGTCTGCGTATGAATACAACCCTACAGCTAGCTCCTCTCCCTGCGTATGGCCCCCATGGTCCACGTTCAGCACTTTAGAAGGTTTGTGTGGTGGTTGCGAGTGTGAGGGCTTCTCTGCTGGTAGGTCTGTGACCACTGGCTGTGAGTCCTCTGCCGCTAAACTGTGATTCTGTCCAGCTACTGGCAGCAGGAGTTTCTCCAGCACCTTTTGGCTGTTCAGTTCAATCCCTGCCTCCGCTAGAACCTTCTGCCTCTCCGAGAGAACGGCGAGGAGAACCTCGTTGTGCAGCCTGGAGATGAACTGTGACTGAAGCCTGCAGGGGATCTCTCGATTGTTGCCGATGTGGGTGGCATACGCGCGTCCATGTCCCGGCGGGGTCCCTCTTGCGGCCAGCTTGTTGAGGTGCACCTTCATGTGGTTCTTGAGGAACCAGGACTCCTTGAAGCGGCGGCCACAGACACCGCAGCTGTGATCGTACGAGTTCTTGTGCTTCCTCATGTGGCCCTTGAGGAACCAGGCCTGCTTGAACGCCTGGCCGCACACCTCGCACCGGAAGGCTTGCGTGGGACTCTGCTCCTTGCTGATATCCTTTTGCAACACCACCTGGGGGGATGGCGGCGTCGCCGTCGTCGAGACGACGTGGACTTTGTCCACGTGCTGCAGCAGGTCGCTCTCCAGGGCGGCGGCGAACTTGCAGAAGGTGCACTTGTAGGGCTTGTGCAGGATCCGAATGTGGCGTTCCAACTCCTCCTGCTTCCGGAACTTTCCTTTGCAGAACCCGCATCGGAAGATCTGCTGCTGGATCGGGAGCGGCTGCTCCTGAATAGACGGAACTGAATGTGGACGGGACTGTGATGGATTCGGATTCCCATCGCAGAGAACTCCTGGAGAACTCTGGGAGTTGTAGTTTAAGACGGTGCTGCTGGGTGGGCTTGTGCAGTTTGCTTGCTTCTCTCTGGTGACGGCACGCTGCTCCAGCTCCCGCAGAAGATGGCTCTCCTCCCTGTCGTGTCCTAAGCCCTTACTCTGGATGGCCAGGCGGTGGGTGCGCAGGTGGATCTTCAAGTTGCCTTTCTGTGCTGCCCTGTGGTCACAGTATGGGCATTTGAACGGCTTCTCACCAGTGTGGGTGCGCATGTGCAGGGACAGGATGCTGTTGAACCGGAAGCGCTTCCCACACAGAGGGCAAGGATACTTCCTGTTTCGAAGGGAGTCATCTCTAACTTTATTTCTTCCTGATGTGACGTGATGTTTTTGGTCTCCCGTGAAATTATGGTGGTCTGTCTTCCTGGTGAAGGCCTCTGATGTCTTTATGCCCAGATTGTCACAACTCAAGTGATTGGCTAGAAGTGCCAtctgaatgttgattggctgacaaTTTTTTCTGTCCAATGCTAAGCTCTTTTCCTCCAAGAGGGATGAGATATTGAACGTGTTAGAGCGGATCTGGCTGGCCAGCATGGTGAACGGGTCCTTCTTCTGGATTAGAGGATGTTCAGTGACTGATGAGACGGAAACAGTTTGTTTCACAGGGGAAGACTCCACAGTGTACATGTCCAGTCCCTCCATCCtgctgaaaaagacaaaaaaaaaaactggggtTTTAATATCAGGAGAAGACGCCTCAAACTTCAGTTCTATTTAAACACAGCCATTTTCATCATGTCCTAATGTATGTAGCCCACCATAGAATTAGCAACATAAAAAAATCAAAGACAAAGCTTCAACTAATACAGGACATGCAAGAACTCTTTACTCAAGAAgggaactttgaaaaaaaaaatagtcccaGCTGCCTCCATATAAGTTAACAAGCATAGTCACACTGTTTTCAATGACAATCCAGTCCCCTAAAATCTTAGCGGCCCTTTGTAATTTTCCACTGGTTTATCCctagtgcaggtgtgtgtgacacagggcATACGTCGCCTCCTTGGT
This DNA window, taken from Alosa sapidissima isolate fAloSap1 chromosome 11, fAloSap1.pri, whole genome shotgun sequence, encodes the following:
- the LOC121724391 gene encoding zinc finger protein 536-like, encoding MEGLDMYTVESSPVKQTVSVSSVTEHPLIQKKDPFTMLASQIRSNTFNISSLLEEKSLALDRKNCQPINIQMALLANHLSCDNLGIKTSEAFTRKTDHHNFTGDQKHHVTSGRNKVRDDSLRNRKYPCPLCGKRFRFNSILSLHMRTHTGEKPFKCPYCDHRAAQKGNLKIHLRTHRLAIQSKGLGHDREESHLLRELEQRAVTREKQANCTSPPSSTVLNYNSQSSPGVLCDGNPNPSQSRPHSVPSIQEQPLPIQQQIFRCGFCKGKFRKQEELERHIRILHKPYKCTFCKFAAALESDLLQHVDKVHVVSTTATPPSPQVVLQKDISKEQSPTQAFRCEVCGQAFKQAWFLKGHMRKHKNSYDHSCGVCGRRFKESWFLKNHMKVHLNKLAARGTPPGHGRAYATHIGNNREIPCRLQSQFISRLHNEVLLAVLSERQKVLAEAGIELNSQKVLEKLLLPVAGQNHSLAAEDSQPVVTDLPAEKPSHSQPPHKPSKVLNVDHGGHTQGEELAVGLYSYADQLSMLQNDIEITENLMMRGEVDCSAEDPVHNQVVSGSWRPDRSSSNVGFRTAVSGRWGGWTGRPSECPDCGRVFRTYHQLVLHSRVHKKQRQLRGQETPSGWTMLNGGGGAPQDRAQLLAAFSKPGEPQGCRATDGNAAPGDPPAEDKSSQASPHSFIPYAGQAPQARGGPGWKECSVCGKIFRTAQRLKVHSRIHTGEKPYKCPFCCYAGSQFTSLKYHLQRHHNQPPTPHHHGDDPCKPWAPGTVRGCDDDDDDDDDDDPTLEPQQEPLDLSIKREGGAETDRTPPASRSLQPPLRVSSLHLAPPATFSIFSSLPCSSAASLTASSTSSSPSLTEASSPFNVSSLVPSSLFNKPPFVSTLVSTSPFPTLYGSSPLSVSSVGSSPPFSPLYPNSPYSLSNITSSSSFSSFSLLPNSSVITSHRAAASSSCDSWSDVTSSVCASSLCAPVQTSAPSSSLSVSPSLSTSPSLSLSSFAQFSSSAPFSVCTSLPGFTSSSSHPSLCSSSLGQEKVNGYGGPKTMRMGSDPLGADEKEDSTPEEVTKGSARSSMGLPELLISHWGRDAKLDNPGKGEDAVLSRCRETGSVGLFSQNAGHSPLPCMDVGGHGVGLIVSKSGQAASLEH